The genomic segment AAGTTAAATGTTACCCCAACTCCACCTTTGACAGATGAATATCCATTTTCGTATTTGGAATCAAAAAGATTCATTACAGAATACGTAGGTTCTGGAGAAGCAGTTTCAGATGCGGATACAGTTCCTGAAATAATTTCGGGTGCATATGTCCGATATGATTTTTGTTTTTCATCATAAAACTTAACAGACTTAAGACAAATGTTTTGGTTTCTCTGGAAGTTTAAGGTGACAGATCTTGCCTGTACCACTGGATCAAAACTTACTTCTGAATTTGATTTTTGAACGTCTGTACTTGCATAAACTTCATCAAAGTTGACATAGGCAGCAATCCGATCTTTAAATTGACCTGAACAAGATTCAATGGAAACCTTACTCAATGCAAAAGCATTATCTGCATAAAAATGCAATTTGACAAACTCTGCTCCAGGTTCTGCCTTCCATTCTTTCCCATCTAACACAAGAAAGGGGAGACCGTTTTCCATCGATGTAGACGTAACCATAGAAAAGTGGAGTTTTTTGCCACAATTCACTGTCATTAGAGAAAGTAAGACCAAAAGGGGAAGCAAATAAGATCTAAGTTTCATATCCAGTCCTTACAAAATGTGGATCAAGGAGAACTTATTGTACAAAGAAGGCAAGATATTTTTTATTGGTTGGCTGTGTCTTTCAAAACCCGTTCCCAAGATTCAGCATTTAATGCACCCACAATCCAACGGCCATTGACCCAAAACGTGGGAACAGAACTCACACCGAATTCATTAGCCTCTTTCCTATCTCTGTACACTTGGGAAATATATTTCCTAGGTAACCCTTTCGGTTGACACTCACCGAAAGATAACCATTCGGGAATTTGTAAATCATCACCCCTCATTATTTTTTTGGCATTTAAGTATAACAACTGCATATGAACCTGAAAATGTTCTGGATCTTTTTCCCATAAACAACGACCGAAAGATAAAGGAAGAAGCCCTTCGTCCGATTCACCATCCAAAGGAAAATCCTTATGTACATAAAAAATCTGAGAATTGTATTTTGATAAAATTTTTTTTGTATGTGGGAAACTATCTCGGCAAAAATTACACAAGTAATCACTCCATTCGACTATGACCCATTTTGCATTCGAAGAACCAAACTTAGGTGCAAAACTTAAATCCAATTGCTTCAAAAAATCAGCACGACTTGTTTCGAATGTTTTTTCTTTCCACTGAATCCCTGCTTGGTGAAACAATCGACTCCAGACAATTCGAATACGAATCGATTCCCTGAGATGGTCGATGGAATCTGTATCAGAAATCTCCTGAGGAAGAGATTTTCTTTCCTTGGGCCAGTACTTACTAATTTCTTTGTCCGTGACTTGGGAACGTTCCCAATCTTTCCATTCAGGAAGTGTTCTACCTAATGATCTAGCATGTACATTCAGCTTTTCCAAATAGGAATCAGATGATAAATAACGTTTCACTATTTCTTCGGAAGGAAGATTTTCAGGTAAAAAAGAATCTTGTTTGGCTACTTCGCCACAGGAAACAAAAACGAAGAGTAAAAGAAAAAATGCCATACCGTTGTTTTTAAATTTTTGGAACTCAAATGGACAGCTATTTTTGAGAGCATCGATGAAATTTTAAACTGTCTTATTCCGTCGATAAAATTGCTGGAGCAGTCAATCCTCCTATGAATACAATATCTTTTCGCGCTCGTTGCACAAAAGGTCTTTAATATACAAGCAACAGATAAACACAAATTATGCGGTGTTTAGCTGTTGCCGAATAAAGAACGGAATAGATGAAATAAAAATATTGACACCATCAATAAGAGTAATTTGATATTTCTATGAAATTACTCTTTGTTTTATTTTCATTGCACATAATTTTATTACTTAATACAAATTGTATTTCAAATGGTTGGAAATGTGTGAATGAATGTCCGAATCAATTTGGCGAATATAAATCTGGAGTAAATGATAGATACTACGGTGCTACAAAAAAAAGCCCTCACTGGAGTCAGCAGATTTTTTTTACCGGCAACTTGTTTCCCATAGGAAAAGGTAAGGTCGTCTATGGCCCAGAAGAACCTGGATACAAAAGGGCACTTATCGATACAGGCGATAGTTATGATGGCAATTTTGATTGGAATTCAGAGGGAAAGTATAGCAATTACTCAGGTGAAGGTATTTATACTACAGCAAACGGAACAATAACAAAAACTATTTGGGAAAACGATGATGTGAAACTAGGCGCTCCTGTTGAAAAACAAATTTTAAATGGTATGACCTTAAATGGTAACTTTAATTCAGAAGGCTATCTATGTATTGGAAATTGTTTAGACGGCTATGGAGTCAAATCTTATAAAAAAGCTGACCTTTACCTGGTTGGTAATTTTAAAGCAGGCAAACTGGAAGGAACAGGTAGTTTTTTCAATGGTGAAATTTTCCTAAGAGGTACATTCAAAAAAGGAAAACTTGATAAGGGTGATATTTTTTGCACAAGAAAGAATGAAAATTACTGTTCCATTATATTGGAATATTACCAAGAGAATACTAACACCAGATATTTAGGATATCTTGATATCTCCAATTTACCTAAAGATTAACGAATAAAAAAATTTACTATATTCTGAATCAATAAAAAACCTATTTTCTTGAAATTTTTTTCCCACAGACTAACGATTCTGCACCATAAAATCCAAGTTAGTAGAAGACAACCATTTTCTCTACACTGAATATTAATGTTTTTTTGTATCGCCAGAAAATATACTTTCTTCCCACCAACTAACCTTCCATAGTAGCAAAAATGTGTGGATTCACCACCTAACCTACTTTAACAAGGAATTTACAAATGAAAAAAATATTACCTCTACTTTTTCTTTCATATTTTGTTAATTGTTCGAATCTATATTTTCAAGATCTTTTTAATAAAAACAAAACAACCTTTCCGCTGCCGATTTTTGTTAGTGGAACGCCGAAGGTAACACTTCCTGATGGTATTCCTGCTGTTTCGCTTCGGATCAAAGAAGATTCGAATGTCCCACGATTACTCGGAAAATCCCAAGTGCCAATAGGGAAAATTTATGATATATCTTTAGATTTTAAAAAGAAAGGTGGAAACGAACGCCTTTCCTATAAAAGTCTTTTCTTTGCAAAGCCCGTACAATTGGAATTTCCGGTTGATTTAGATGCGTTAGAATCCAAAGGATTCACAGAAGAATTTTACGTTTGGTATAAAGACTTTGCTACAAATGAGTGGAAAGTTTTACAAAAAGGAATTTTAGACAAAAATACATCCTCCGTAAAAGTGCAAACCAATCACTTTACTCCCTTTATTTTAAGCGCACTTCCTTACCTTCCTGGAACAGAAATAGCGGCAGCTTCTTCTTGTTTTGCGACAGAAGCTTCCTCATGGAATTTACAAGGGATCTTAGATGATTCTTCAGTAAGTCAGGCCAAATTCGGAACCATCGGCGAAGGGTACAGATACTACCAAGACCGTCCTTACTTTGTAAAAGAAGAAGAAGGAGCATTCCGTGAACTTGGTTTGGAATTTGCTCTTTTGATTCCTACTTGCCAAGGTGGGACAGGAACCTGCGGAAATTCCCTTCTCCATTCGGAATCTACATCTTCAGAATACTTAGCCTTTGATGCACCGAAAAATATAGATGTCTATGTCATGTATGATACAAGAGGAGGACTTGCTCCTGCCGATACTTCGCAAGATGCAGACTGGTTATCTGGATTTTCCTTGTTAACCGGCAAATACGTTTATACAACCGAACCAGGGTTAGATCCTGCTCAAACAGTAGGAGCTTCTGGATATAAGATTTTCAAAAGGACATATCCTCAAGGATCACGAGTCAGTTTGGGAGGAAATAAAAAAGGAACATTGGCTCCAGGGATTACTTCCAACTATTGGGTGGTGGTAAAACCTGCAGGTATCGAAGGTGGAGTCCAACCGGCTTCCATCTTATGTGCCGCAGGCCCCGACCCAAGGGAACCAGACTTAGTCACAGGAAATATATACCCTGGTTCAGATAGAATCCTTTTTTGGCTTTTTTATCCACCAACAAATGCACCAAAAAAGATTATCATCAGAAGGAGTGAAATTTCTCCTCCTATGAGCCCAGCATCGGGTGAAGAACCTAACGGTACAGAAATCACACCTTATACTTATTTGGATACAGGCCTAGTGGAGGGCCGTACATACTATTATTCTATTTTCGCAGTAAACGATGATGGTATGTATAGTGGAATCACAATTGGAATGGAAACTACAGGACTCGATACAGACGGAGATGGTCTTACTGATTATACAGAGGCTTACTCTGGGTCTTATTCATTCACTCCTGCAATTGGTTCAAATCCTCCATTATTTTACAGAGCTACGAATCCAGATTGTGATGGAGATGGAATCAACGATGGAACGGAACTCGCTCAAGGTACCTATCCATGTTCGAATAGTGATTCTACCCCTCCAGTCGTTACTGTTAATCATTTTTCCGAAAATGCGAGCTCGGGGATCATTGATTTGGAAATCAATGTAGTTGATGAAGAAAGTTATCCGATGCCAACATTATGTTATGTGCGTCAACTTTTGCCAGGAATGACTGAAGAAGAATTTTTACGAAAACCATTTGGTTCAACCTACGATCGTCAACAACCACCAGTTGCAGGTGAAGCGTCCTTAAATAAATGGATAAATGAATGTCGATATCCGTTAATTTTTAGCAACTATTTAGGAAAACGAGGCGGAGGTTTACCTGACAGATTTGTGATCTGGGGAAGGGACAGTTACGGAAATGTATCCGAGCCAATCTTCAGAGAGTTTAAAGCAAAGGAAGCAAACGTAGAAAATTCCTTTATGGTAAATCCAATGTATTTTGACGCCTATAATCCATATCTAAAAGGAATGGATACCGTAATCTTTGATCAACTCACGAGACCGGATATTTCAGAATATACCTCTGGGATTACACAAATACCTTTTTGGGATTCATATCGTAGATATTATAAAAATATTGGCCATGTGATTCCAGTTAAAAATATGCAAGGTTCCTATAACTATAAAACCTATAACCTTTCTAGCTTTATCACTTTATCGAATAACGTAGCCAGTTATTATGAACCAACCATTACAATACCAGGTGCAGAACCTTTCTTTTTGAAAAAGAATGAAGTATCCATCGATTATCAATTTTCAAAGACTCGCCCAAAAGCAGTGCACTTCCCAACTCAATTAGGACAAGATTCGGGAATTACAGCTTTATATTCCGGTTCAACAAACCTTCAACAAAGTATATTTAAAATTGAAGGAGGGTATCTTTCTGCAATTTCAAATTCTGTTTCAGGAATTCCTTCTGGATTTTACCCAAGTATGATATTGCCTTATGATTTTGGACAAGGATTTGGACTAATTAATGGAAATCAATTTCAAGAATATGCCCTAGATTCATGGACTTCAACATTGTATAAATCTCTTGGAATCGGAATTACCGATAATAATTTTTCAGATGTCATTTCAATTGATAAATTAAATCTCTACAATCCCCAAAATGAAGCAGAAATCTATGCTGTCTTAAAATCCACCTCACCCACGGACCTAAAAATTCTATATCGAAATTCTGGTGATCTAAATTTTACGTCAATACAGTTAAATGGAATACCTAACGGTTTTAAAGGATTTAAAACAATCTTTGTATCTTATATGAATTTTTCAGGTTTCCCTGTATATTATTTATATCTGCATGGTTGGAAAAATCCAAGTATCAATGCAGATACATTGATAAGATATAAAGTTTCAATCTCCGGAGGGATACCCAGTATTATTTTCGATAGAGAAATCGATTTATATGCCAGTCAAGCAGATCAAGTCTATTTCGATAAATCGGGAAGATACCTAATCACTTTTTCGAGACTAAGATTTATTAAAGTTTATCTGATGACCGAACAAATGCCCAAATTGATACATTCTGTGAATTCTGGATCTTTCCCAGAAAATCCGCAGTTAGCCTTTGTTCCCAAAGAACCGATCAATATCGACAATATCGGAGGATATTCGAAGATCCGATTGATCCAAACTGCTGGGTATACGGATTACCAAAGGTATGGATTTCTTCCAGCTGGTTCCGAATTGATCTTCAGAAATCATGTGTATGATTTCAAAGGAAACGAATGCGAATCACCAACAACACCAGGTGTAGAGAATGTAATCGCTACTTCCACCGGTAATTTCGGAGTTCCTCCGATTCCTCTTGCGGTGGTAAACGATAATGCAAATATTCAAAATGCAAAAAAAATACAAGCACCTGCCTCTGCGGCAACCCTTGTTTTGGAATCAACATACACACAATCTTCTAATTCTTGCAGGACAGGATTAGTTTCAAATGATACGGCATCCATACCAGTTAGAACAAAGGTAGTCCAAAACACCTCAAGTGTTTATAAAGACTATAGCATGAACCCAGCCAATGTTCCTGCAACATATAACTCGACTCCGGTTCCCTCTGGCTATGATACTGCTGAATTCAAAAAATGGGAACCTCTCTCGAAATCAAGCCCGCAACGACAAGGAATTTACATTCGCAAAGTAATCTATGTTTGGTGGCCTTACATTGCAGTCATCGACGAAGGAAATCCATGTATCGTTGGAGACGTCACGATTCCGGAAGGACAGTTAATTTGCAATGTTTACTTCGGTGGATATCCACTCTTCGTTGAAGATTTTGTATATCCCTACGACAAGTACACCTTCACAGGACAATATGTGTATTCAGGTGATAAGTTGATTACTGCTCCTTAGTAATTATAGAAGGAATCTCAAACGTTTTCGTAGTTGCAAAATTCATTCGTCTAGTCTTACTACAACAGATGAGGAAAACAATAGTAAAGCATCACCTTTGTGATGTTTTACTATTCATATAAAAAGAACAAAAACGTTTTTGATTGCAATAGTAAATATCTCGGTTTGCTACCTGGAATACAAAAAGAGGAAGATAAAATAATAAAACTCTCGCAATTCTAATGATTTCTGTTTCATTTGACTCCGAGGTATTTTTGAATGAATTTTATCTTTTCCCATATTAAATGGATTATGCTCGTTTCAGGGATCATCACTTGTTCTATGATCCTTTCTGCACTTCATCCTAGCTTAGGACTTACGTTAACTTTTGGCGACACCCTCAATGGCGATTTAGCGAATATCATTGTTCGGAATTGGGGAGCCCTCATTGCTTTGGTTGGAGGAATGCTTATCTATGGAGCCTATAACGAACCAAATCGTAATTTGGTTCTCGTTGTAGCTTCAATTAGCAAAAGTACTTTTGTTTTACTCAATCTCATTTACGGAAGCGCCTATTTTGCAAAATCTGGAATTGCTTTAGTATTTGATTCCGTTCTAGTGATCCTTTTTGTTTTGTATCTTCTTTTGCACCAATCAAAGAAATAAAATAATTTAAGGATAAACATAAAACATTTCTATTGATGGATATCTATCGACTCTATTTTCTTTTATGTTTATCCATCATTGCCTCTTCCAAAAATTGATTCAGAGGGTATAAGTTCCGAAACGACTTTAATGTCTCACTTACGAAGTCATTGGAAGTTAATTCAGTATTTTTAATTTTTTTTGCTACAGCGAAACCTTTGTATTTTAAAAGTTCAATCATTGGATTGTCTTTTGCAAAGCCTTTCGGAGCTGTTTTTAATTTTTCTGCATAAAACTCTGTTCCAAAATCTTGTACAAACTTTCGATCATTTATAATTTTCCGAAAAACATTCATATCAGAAATGATTCTTTCTCTAATTTTAAATAATGATTTTGGATCCGGTTGGTAACAGCCACCACCAACTAATGATCCGTCCGGCTCCAAGTGTAAATAATAACCAGTTCCATCTATTTTTTTACCGCCTCCTCTGATAAAAATCCCAAAATGAGTTTTATATGGGCTCTTATCTTTTGAGAAACGAACATCCTTATAGATCCTGAATATACAAGACTTAGGATCGACCCCTTTTACAGTTTTATCAAACTTTTCAATTTCAGATAAAAAATATCCTGTCAAAATTATGAGTTCACTTTGAATTTCGTTAAATCTTTTTTTGTTTTCGAGAAACCAATCTCTGTTGTTATAAATTTTTAATTCAGACAAAAAACTGAGAACATTTTTACTAATTTTCATCGCAAATCAATTCCCCCTGACACCATTTTCATTTTTAATTTATTATTCGTAAAACCAAAAGAAGCAATCAAGCGGCAGTAAACTTCTAGGAAGACTCTTACTTTTTGGATGAATTAGCGAGACTTAGTAAAACTTTAGTGATTGGAGTCCTTAAGTTGGATCCCACCAATAGAAATCCGATTCTAATCTTTGATCTCAATCCCCTCCGCCAGCGTCAGAAATGCATTCTGACTTGGGTTATTAATTCTATACATGGATTTGAATTTTGGACATAAAAAAAGCCCTAGAATTTCTTCCAGAGCTTTTCCCAACATTTGTATACGACAAGTAAATGAACAAACAACGCTAATCTATACATACACGTTAACACGTGTATATTGTAATATGGTCAAGCCGATCGAGCGATTAGTATCACTTGGCTGAATCCATTACTGAACTTACACCTGTGACCTATCAACCAGGTCGTCTGCCTGGACTCTTCAGGGAGATCTTATCTTCAGGTGGGCTTCCCACTTATATGCTTTCAGCGGTTATCCCGACCGAACGTAGCTACTCTGCCATGCCACTGGTGTGACAACAGATGCACTAGAGGTTCGTCCAACCCGGTCCTCTCGTACTAGGGTCAGCTCCCGTCAAATCTCCAACGCCTGCGATGGATAGGGACCGAACTGTCTCACGACGTTCTGAACCCAGCTCGCGTACCGCTTTAAATGGCGAACAGCCATACCCTTGGGACCTGCTTCAGCCCCAGGATGCGACGAGCCGACATCGAGGTGCCAAACCGCGTCGTCGATATGGACTCTTGGACGCGATCAGCCTGTTATCCCCGGAGTACCTTTTATCCGTTGAGCGATGGCCCTTCCACACAGAACCACCGGATCACTATGCCCTGCTTTCGCACCTGCTCGACTTGTTGGTCTCACAGTTAAGCTCCCTTATGCCATTACACTCTTTGCGTGATTTCCGTCCACGCTGAGGGAACCTTTGGGCGCCTCCGTTACTCTTTAGGAGGCGACCGCCCCAGTCAAACTGCCCGCCTGACAATGTCTCGAATGTTGTTTCATTCGGTTAGAACTCGAGTTCTGTAAGGGTGGTATTTCAACGTTGGCTCCATTCACACTAGCGTGCAAACTTCAAAGCCTCCCACCTATCCTACACATACAGAACCAAAGCTCAATGCCAGGGTACAGTAAAGGTTCACGCACACACTGTCCTATCGCAGGTAACCCGCATCTTCACGGGTACTACAATTTCGCCGAGACTCTCGCTGAGACAGTAGGGAAGTCGTTACACCATTCGTGCAGGTCGGAACTTACCCGACAAGGAATTTCGCTACCTTAGGACCGTCATAGTTACGGCCGCCGTTTACTGGGGCTTCGATTCCGAGCTTCGTCTTGCGACTAACAAGTCCTCTTAACGCACACACTAGCACCGGGCAGGTGTCAGACCCTATACATCCGCTTCCGCGTTTGCAGAGTCCTGTGTTTTTGGTAAACAGTCGCTACCCCCATTTCTGTGCCCCCTACTTGCGTAGGGCCCTCTTATCCCGAAGTTACGAGGGTAATTTGCCGAGTTCCTTAGCGAGAGTTATCTCGAACACCTTAGTATTCTCTACTTGCCTACCTGTGTCGGTTTGCGGTACGGTCAACTGTTCCTAAACTTAGAGGCTATTTCTCGGCAGCCTGAAATCATAAGCTTAACCCACTCTGAGTGGTCTCCCCCCCACGCTCAGCACACAGGCGGATTTTCCTACCTCTCTCAACACCTCGCGTGAGGAACGGACATATCCAAAAGCCCGCTCTTATTATCCTTCTGCGTCACCCCATCGCACAAAACAGTTGGTGCAGGAATATGAACCTGCTTCCCATCGACTACGCTATTCAGCCTCATCTTAGGGACCGACTAACCCCCGGCGGATTGGCCTTCCCGGGGAAACCTTACGCACACACTGGTGGGGGAGAATCTCACTCCCCTCGCGCTACTCATGCCAGCATCTTCACTTCTTAACCCTCCAGCTACCTTTCCAGGCCACCTTCAGCGGGATAAAGAACGCTCCTCTACCACTCCTATTGCTAGGAATCCGTAATTTCGGCACTACGCTTAGTCCCGATTACATTTTCGGCGCAGGGGCACTCGACCAGTGAGCTATTACGCACTCTTTAAAGGGTGGCTGCTTCTAAGCCAACCTCCTGGTTGTATATGCGCCCCCACATCCTTTACCACTTAGCGTAGATTTTGGGGCCTTAATTGACGGTCTGGGCTGTTTCCCTTTTGACCACGAAGCTTATCCCCCGTAGTCTGACTGCAGTACTTCAAGTTACAGTATTCGGAGTTTGATAGGGTTTGGTAAGATTACGGTCACACTCTAGCCCTTTCAGTGCTCTACCCCTGTAACTAAACATACCACGCTAACCCTAAAGCTATTTCGAGGAGAACCAGCTATTGCCTGCCTTGTTAGGCCTTTCACCCCTATCCACACCTCATCCCAAATCTTTTTAACGATAACGGGTTCGGTCCTCCAGTGAATGTTACTTCACCTTCAACCTGGACATGGATAGCTCGACAGGCTTCGGGTTTATTCCACGCTACTTATACGCACTATTCATGCTCGCTTTCACTTCGCCTTCGTAGATTCTCTCTCTTAAGCTTGCAACGTAAAATAACTCGCCGGCTCATTCTACAAAAGGCACACCATCACTCGTTACGCACACACTATACCTTGTAAGCGTACGGTTTCAGGTTCTATTTCACTCCGGTTCCCCGGTGCTTTTCACCTTTCCCTCACGGTACTTATCCACTATCGGTCACTAGGAAGTATTTAGCCTTGCGGGGTGGTCCCCGCGGTTTCCCACAAAATTACACGTGTTCCGTGGTACTCAGGATACTTAACAGGAGGATTAGCAGTTTCGTCTACGGGACTATCACCCTCTTTGGTTGGCTGTTCCAAAACCCATTCCACTACCACTAATCTTTGTAACTCCTCGATGCATTCTGAACTGCACCCGTAAGTCCTACAACACCTCTGCTACAGCGATCCAGATCTGTAACGTAGTCAGAGGTTTAGGCTGTTCCGCTTTCGCTCACCGCTACTGACGGAATCGAGGTTTCTTTCTCTTCCTCCAGGTACTAAGATGTTTCAATTCCCTGGGTCTTGCCCACATTGCTGTGTTACTAGGCACTTGCCTAGTAGGGTTCCCCCATTCGGAAATCGACGGATCAAAGCTTGTTTACAACTCCCCGTCGCTTATCGCAGCAAACCACGTCCTTCATCGCCTTCTAGTGCCTTGGCATCCACCGTACGCCCTTAATTACTTGACCATATTACTCTTATGAGCAATATCCTAAAGTTTTTTGTTCGTCTTTTTGATGAACCATACATGACTCGGCGTCTGTATGGCCCTCGGCGCATTGTCTGTTTTCTTTACAATGTCGTATATATGTTGTCAAAGAACGAATGTTTCCCTACAGACTAATCACCCAGGAGTATTCTCGTGGAAAATTAAAATGTCGGTTATTCGTTTTGCTTGCGCAAAGGAAGATCTTCCTCTCCCTCCGCCCACAGTCGCCTGCAAGCTACCGGTTTCATAGATCGAAAAGATCCATGCGGTAAAAACCAAAGTAATTTCAAAACCTAAGCAGTCAACTCGGTTTTATAAAAAAGTTCGTAGTTCATGCGGATAGATTTGATTTTTTTTATAAGGTAAGATGGTAGTAATG from the Leptospira terpstrae serovar Hualin str. LT 11-33 = ATCC 700639 genome contains:
- a CDS encoding MORN repeat-containing protein encodes the protein MKLLFVLFSLHIILLLNTNCISNGWKCVNECPNQFGEYKSGVNDRYYGATKKSPHWSQQIFFTGNLFPIGKGKVVYGPEEPGYKRALIDTGDSYDGNFDWNSEGKYSNYSGEGIYTTANGTITKTIWENDDVKLGAPVEKQILNGMTLNGNFNSEGYLCIGNCLDGYGVKSYKKADLYLVGNFKAGKLEGTGSFFNGEIFLRGTFKKGKLDKGDIFCTRKNENYCSIILEYYQENTNTRYLGYLDISNLPKD
- a CDS encoding thioredoxin domain-containing protein, with the translated sequence MAFFLLLFVFVSCGEVAKQDSFLPENLPSEEIVKRYLSSDSYLEKLNVHARSLGRTLPEWKDWERSQVTDKEISKYWPKERKSLPQEISDTDSIDHLRESIRIRIVWSRLFHQAGIQWKEKTFETSRADFLKQLDLSFAPKFGSSNAKWVIVEWSDYLCNFCRDSFPHTKKILSKYNSQIFYVHKDFPLDGESDEGLLPLSFGRCLWEKDPEHFQVHMQLLYLNAKKIMRGDDLQIPEWLSFGECQPKGLPRKYISQVYRDRKEANEFGVSSVPTFWVNGRWIVGALNAESWERVLKDTANQ
- a CDS encoding fibronectin type III domain-containing protein, with protein sequence MKKILPLLFLSYFVNCSNLYFQDLFNKNKTTFPLPIFVSGTPKVTLPDGIPAVSLRIKEDSNVPRLLGKSQVPIGKIYDISLDFKKKGGNERLSYKSLFFAKPVQLEFPVDLDALESKGFTEEFYVWYKDFATNEWKVLQKGILDKNTSSVKVQTNHFTPFILSALPYLPGTEIAAASSCFATEASSWNLQGILDDSSVSQAKFGTIGEGYRYYQDRPYFVKEEEGAFRELGLEFALLIPTCQGGTGTCGNSLLHSESTSSEYLAFDAPKNIDVYVMYDTRGGLAPADTSQDADWLSGFSLLTGKYVYTTEPGLDPAQTVGASGYKIFKRTYPQGSRVSLGGNKKGTLAPGITSNYWVVVKPAGIEGGVQPASILCAAGPDPREPDLVTGNIYPGSDRILFWLFYPPTNAPKKIIIRRSEISPPMSPASGEEPNGTEITPYTYLDTGLVEGRTYYYSIFAVNDDGMYSGITIGMETTGLDTDGDGLTDYTEAYSGSYSFTPAIGSNPPLFYRATNPDCDGDGINDGTELAQGTYPCSNSDSTPPVVTVNHFSENASSGIIDLEINVVDEESYPMPTLCYVRQLLPGMTEEEFLRKPFGSTYDRQQPPVAGEASLNKWINECRYPLIFSNYLGKRGGGLPDRFVIWGRDSYGNVSEPIFREFKAKEANVENSFMVNPMYFDAYNPYLKGMDTVIFDQLTRPDISEYTSGITQIPFWDSYRRYYKNIGHVIPVKNMQGSYNYKTYNLSSFITLSNNVASYYEPTITIPGAEPFFLKKNEVSIDYQFSKTRPKAVHFPTQLGQDSGITALYSGSTNLQQSIFKIEGGYLSAISNSVSGIPSGFYPSMILPYDFGQGFGLINGNQFQEYALDSWTSTLYKSLGIGITDNNFSDVISIDKLNLYNPQNEAEIYAVLKSTSPTDLKILYRNSGDLNFTSIQLNGIPNGFKGFKTIFVSYMNFSGFPVYYLYLHGWKNPSINADTLIRYKVSISGGIPSIIFDREIDLYASQADQVYFDKSGRYLITFSRLRFIKVYLMTEQMPKLIHSVNSGSFPENPQLAFVPKEPINIDNIGGYSKIRLIQTAGYTDYQRYGFLPAGSELIFRNHVYDFKGNECESPTTPGVENVIATSTGNFGVPPIPLAVVNDNANIQNAKKIQAPASAATLVLESTYTQSSNSCRTGLVSNDTASIPVRTKVVQNTSSVYKDYSMNPANVPATYNSTPVPSGYDTAEFKKWEPLSKSSPQRQGIYIRKVIYVWWPYIAVIDEGNPCIVGDVTIPEGQLICNVYFGGYPLFVEDFVYPYDKYTFTGQYVYSGDKLITAP
- a CDS encoding DUF2461 domain-containing protein produces the protein MKISKNVLSFLSELKIYNNRDWFLENKKRFNEIQSELIILTGYFLSEIEKFDKTVKGVDPKSCIFRIYKDVRFSKDKSPYKTHFGIFIRGGGKKIDGTGYYLHLEPDGSLVGGGCYQPDPKSLFKIRERIISDMNVFRKIINDRKFVQDFGTEFYAEKLKTAPKGFAKDNPMIELLKYKGFAVAKKIKNTELTSNDFVSETLKSFRNLYPLNQFLEEAMMDKHKRK